One segment of Chthonomonas sp. DNA contains the following:
- the nusG gene encoding transcription termination/antitermination factor NusG, giving the protein MAKAWYAVHTISGHENKVREVLTRRAQVEGYWEQDLFQILIPTEQELTTRGGKRVLVDRKVFPGYIWIQMILTDDTYKLVKSTTGITGFVQSGNRPVPMEDHEVRRILNNLETSKEQPKVSFHKADIIRVVEGPFSDYSGKIEEVNTEREKLKVLINIFGRETPVELDFTQVEKA; this is encoded by the coding sequence ATGGCAAAAGCTTGGTACGCCGTTCATACGATTTCGGGCCACGAGAACAAGGTCCGTGAGGTTCTTACTCGCCGCGCTCAGGTGGAGGGTTACTGGGAGCAGGACCTGTTCCAGATCCTCATTCCGACGGAGCAAGAGCTGACGACGCGCGGAGGCAAGCGCGTGCTCGTCGATCGCAAGGTCTTTCCTGGCTACATCTGGATTCAGATGATCTTGACCGACGACACCTACAAGCTCGTCAAGTCCACCACTGGCATCACCGGATTCGTGCAGAGCGGCAATCGCCCCGTGCCCATGGAGGACCACGAGGTCCGACGCATCCTGAACAACCTCGAAACGAGCAAGGAACAGCCGAAAGTTTCGTTCCACAAGGCGGACATCATCCGCGTTGTCGAGGGCCCGTTCAGCGACTACAGCGGCAAGATCGAGGAAGTCAACACCGAGCGCGAGAAGCTCAAGGTACTCATCAACATCTTTGGTCGCGAGACTCCGGTCGAGCTCGACTTCACCCAGGTTGAAAAGGCCTAA
- a CDS encoding NifU family protein encodes MFALKKRKVIIGEDVPPETVTLVEEVMADVRTYARSHGGDIVLTAIPSEREIRVKLKGACAFCPLSTVTLRVGIERRLKSELTHFERIRID; translated from the coding sequence GTGTTCGCGCTAAAGAAACGGAAGGTGATTATCGGGGAGGATGTCCCTCCCGAAACGGTCACGCTTGTCGAAGAGGTCATGGCGGATGTTCGCACCTACGCTCGGTCGCACGGTGGAGACATCGTGCTCACCGCCATTCCCAGCGAACGTGAAATACGCGTAAAACTGAAGGGAGCGTGTGCCTTTTGTCCGCTTAGTACCGTCACTTTACGAGTGGGAATCGAGCGGAGATTGAAGTCAGAATTGACTCACTTCGAGCGAATTCGGATCGATTGA
- a CDS encoding FAD-dependent oxidoreductase — protein sequence METKAFDVIVVGGGTAGTAACISAAKAGAKTLVVEQLGSLGGTQSNGWVTPMMPNYLGQFKLDRGINLDLIAAQNALQPSGPDVDHGDVWYDPTMMAMVMDRVATQAGVIPLFNSTLTDVKRNGPAIEAIEVVTRSGRFWISGKAFIDTTGDGELSALAGAELMGGNEDGVHQPMTLRFKMGNVDIERMRNAYTFWRLSAPKHLEYGIGELKEDPILGPYVHEAIKLGILAEDDLGYFQMFMMNGCPGEIAFNAPRISDLDPLDPWELSRAYQVGREKIYRIAAFLRRYFVGFEQAFVSGIAPLMGIRESRRVVGEYVLTAEDHLGLRKFEDAVARNRYPIDIHLKTGIDYRKFPPGEYHEIPYRSLVVKGFNNLWVAGRCLSADFVAQSAVRIQPVCRSMGEAAGAAAALCAAKGLAAQALPYADLRAHLDLSIPEQVGASS from the coding sequence ATGGAAACCAAAGCATTTGATGTCATTGTCGTCGGTGGTGGGACCGCTGGCACTGCGGCCTGCATCTCGGCTGCCAAGGCGGGAGCGAAGACCCTTGTAGTGGAGCAGCTTGGCTCGTTAGGCGGTACGCAGAGTAACGGCTGGGTTACCCCCATGATGCCGAACTACCTCGGACAGTTCAAGCTTGATCGCGGGATCAATCTCGATCTGATCGCTGCCCAAAACGCGCTCCAGCCATCGGGGCCAGACGTTGACCACGGCGACGTTTGGTACGACCCGACGATGATGGCGATGGTGATGGATCGAGTGGCCACGCAAGCGGGCGTCATTCCGCTTTTCAATTCCACGCTCACGGACGTCAAGCGTAACGGCCCAGCCATCGAGGCAATTGAAGTCGTTACTCGCTCGGGACGATTCTGGATTTCGGGCAAGGCGTTCATCGACACGACCGGGGATGGAGAGCTTTCGGCTCTCGCGGGAGCAGAACTGATGGGTGGCAACGAAGACGGAGTCCACCAGCCGATGACGCTCCGCTTCAAGATGGGCAACGTTGATATCGAGCGGATGCGGAACGCATACACGTTCTGGCGACTCAGTGCGCCAAAGCACCTTGAGTACGGGATCGGTGAACTGAAGGAAGATCCAATTTTGGGTCCGTACGTCCATGAGGCGATCAAGCTCGGGATCCTCGCGGAGGACGACTTGGGCTACTTCCAGATGTTCATGATGAACGGATGCCCGGGCGAGATCGCGTTCAATGCCCCGCGCATCAGCGACCTAGATCCCCTTGATCCGTGGGAGCTAAGCCGCGCCTACCAAGTCGGTCGGGAGAAGATTTACCGGATCGCTGCATTTCTGCGCCGGTACTTTGTGGGATTCGAACAGGCGTTCGTGAGTGGGATCGCCCCACTCATGGGGATTCGCGAGAGCCGCCGAGTCGTTGGGGAGTACGTGCTCACCGCCGAAGACCACTTGGGTCTGAGAAAGTTTGAGGACGCGGTCGCACGCAACCGCTATCCGATCGACATTCACCTGAAAACCGGCATTGACTACCGCAAATTTCCGCCCGGGGAGTACCACGAGATCCCATATCGGAGCTTGGTTGTCAAGGGATTCAACAACCTGTGGGTCGCAGGACGTTGCTTGAGCGCAGACTTCGTAGCCCAAAGCGCGGTTCGAATCCAGCCTGTATGTCGGTCCATGGGCGAGGCGGCTGGCGCCGCCGCCGCTTTGTGTGCGGCAAAGGGTTTGGCGGCTCAGGCGCTACCGTACGCGGACTTGCGAGCGCATCTGGATCTGAGCATCCCCGAGCAGGTCGGCGCAAGTAGTTAA
- a CDS encoding PDZ domain-containing protein produces the protein MSLWAVNLALLCATQTAAADLAFDSVRQSVVTLPGSSGYAVLIDSVGLFMAHAALVNEQVFTANGPSGESIQLRVLLVDQPSQLALLQATKITDVLGMKPTSTAGLKDVEGKKLFALSNGKSFPGDYQPGQRVALMQPTNRYVPVGEIRFESRFTRVGGALVFTPTGRIAGVLSGALEPVQDPSARKSGQDSSQNYGPAGLTVGYTLGPEILQRVITGFRSADHIPKHPTLGIFFTSAEKLGATIVRVTEGGPGDNAGLKTGDTVLSVNKKTVRNSLELAAELFKLEVGSTARLGVLRADGQSAQIEVKVGNFGDASSGAKVSNGPAQRLRTLKRIHPNGVSRMDLRSGHDVVQV, from the coding sequence ATGTCGTTGTGGGCGGTTAACCTCGCGCTGCTTTGCGCAACGCAAACAGCCGCAGCCGATCTTGCCTTTGACTCGGTCCGTCAGAGCGTCGTGACGCTGCCTGGTTCGTCTGGTTACGCGGTCTTGATCGACTCTGTGGGGCTTTTCATGGCGCACGCTGCGTTGGTCAACGAGCAAGTTTTCACCGCGAACGGTCCCTCGGGCGAGTCCATCCAACTGCGCGTCCTCTTGGTGGATCAGCCCTCGCAGCTCGCGCTGCTCCAGGCGACCAAGATCACTGATGTTTTGGGTATGAAACCCACCTCAACTGCCGGACTCAAGGATGTCGAAGGGAAGAAGCTGTTCGCGCTCTCAAATGGCAAGAGCTTCCCTGGAGACTATCAGCCAGGACAGCGCGTCGCGCTGATGCAGCCGACCAATCGGTACGTTCCCGTGGGTGAGATTAGATTTGAGAGTCGTTTCACCCGGGTGGGTGGAGCGCTCGTTTTTACGCCAACGGGGCGCATCGCAGGAGTGCTAAGCGGGGCTCTTGAACCGGTGCAGGATCCGTCCGCTCGAAAGTCAGGCCAGGATTCGTCCCAGAACTATGGACCTGCAGGACTGACCGTCGGCTACACCCTGGGCCCTGAGATCCTGCAGCGGGTGATCACTGGCTTCCGCAGCGCAGATCACATTCCAAAGCACCCAACGCTCGGTATCTTCTTCACATCGGCGGAGAAGCTTGGGGCGACCATAGTCAGGGTGACAGAGGGTGGTCCAGGAGACAATGCTGGATTGAAGACGGGCGATACAGTCCTATCCGTCAACAAGAAGACGGTGCGGAACTCGTTAGAGTTGGCCGCGGAACTCTTCAAACTTGAGGTGGGATCGACGGCTCGCCTCGGCGTGCTTCGAGCGGATGGTCAGTCCGCGCAGATTGAAGTAAAAGTAGGCAACTTCGGCGACGCTTCAAGCGGGGCAAAGGTCTCTAATGGTCCAGCGCAGCGTCTTCGAACCCTGAAACGTATCCATCCCAATGGTGTAAGCCGCATGGACTTGCGATCCGGCCACGATGTGGTCCAAGTCTGA
- the recJ gene encoding single-stranded-DNA-specific exonuclease RecJ yields the protein MVSTLSERWLVGARDTQAEQTLREQLGVSTLTALLLAQRGYTDLATAQEFLNPSLANLHNPELLPDFEAAAAEILGAIGRKELIYVHGDYDVDGVTSAAIITRFLRAVGGNVVVHVPHRLREGYGIHPSAVDSAHEQGAKLFLTCDCGIVAHDQIQRALDYGMRVVVTDHHEPNETLPPAHAVVNPHRADSEYPFTELSGAGVAFKLCAGLTVKMGLPLEGYYRAYADLATLGTVADVMPLLGENRILVSYGLTQLRCTKKVGLVALMNGALKNGAGPVRSSDISFRLAPRLNAAGRLDDAAISLDLLLETDSRKAEQLALRLEELNQERQSEQRLLIESAVAHVVESGLHENPVILVTGENWHHGIIGLVAGKLTERFGRPTLVVTLEPETGVGKGSARSIPGFHLAEAFHRLAPLVKGGGHELAAGFSIQMQDLDAFHAALLDYAANLEGFEPGLRPVELTAEISAAEGDLTAVEEMSIMEPFGAANPEPVFCTRNLRVESVQELSRGEHRKFQFRSEEGLLRTALLWGCGSDLDHIVAGSQVHAAYTIGMDTFQGSKTLRWTIRDLCPA from the coding sequence ATGGTCAGCACCCTCTCGGAACGCTGGCTCGTCGGCGCAAGAGACACCCAAGCAGAGCAGACTCTGCGTGAGCAGCTGGGTGTCTCGACGCTAACGGCCTTGCTGCTCGCTCAGCGTGGCTACACAGACTTAGCGACTGCGCAGGAGTTCCTGAACCCGTCGCTCGCCAACCTGCACAATCCAGAGCTCCTGCCGGATTTCGAAGCGGCCGCAGCAGAGATTCTCGGTGCGATCGGGCGTAAGGAGCTGATCTACGTCCACGGCGACTACGACGTCGATGGAGTCACCAGTGCCGCGATCATCACCCGGTTCCTGCGAGCCGTGGGAGGCAATGTTGTCGTCCATGTTCCCCATCGCTTGCGCGAAGGATACGGCATCCACCCATCCGCCGTCGATTCTGCTCATGAGCAGGGAGCAAAGCTCTTCCTAACTTGCGACTGCGGCATCGTCGCCCACGACCAGATCCAGCGGGCGTTGGACTACGGCATGCGCGTGGTCGTCACCGATCACCACGAGCCGAACGAGACGCTGCCTCCCGCCCACGCCGTCGTCAATCCCCACCGGGCAGACTCGGAGTATCCGTTCACGGAACTAAGCGGCGCAGGTGTCGCCTTTAAGCTGTGCGCTGGTTTGACCGTTAAGATGGGATTGCCCCTTGAGGGGTACTACCGGGCCTATGCCGATCTGGCAACTCTTGGCACCGTCGCGGACGTCATGCCCCTGCTGGGGGAGAACCGCATCCTCGTAAGTTACGGCCTGACCCAATTGCGCTGCACTAAGAAGGTCGGTCTCGTTGCCCTCATGAACGGCGCGCTCAAGAATGGCGCGGGTCCAGTCCGCTCTTCGGACATCTCGTTCCGTTTGGCCCCCCGCCTGAACGCCGCGGGCCGTCTGGATGACGCGGCGATCTCGCTCGACTTGCTTTTGGAAACGGACTCCCGGAAGGCAGAGCAACTCGCGCTGCGGCTGGAGGAGCTAAACCAAGAACGGCAGAGCGAACAGCGACTACTCATTGAATCCGCGGTGGCACATGTCGTCGAGAGCGGATTGCACGAGAACCCGGTCATCCTCGTCACCGGTGAGAACTGGCACCACGGAATCATTGGGCTGGTCGCTGGAAAGCTCACCGAACGCTTTGGCAGGCCCACGCTAGTGGTCACCCTTGAGCCCGAGACCGGCGTCGGTAAAGGCTCGGCTCGATCCATTCCTGGCTTCCACTTGGCCGAGGCTTTTCATCGACTTGCCCCCCTCGTCAAAGGTGGCGGGCACGAGCTCGCTGCTGGCTTTAGTATCCAGATGCAGGATCTCGATGCCTTCCACGCTGCACTGCTTGATTACGCCGCCAACCTCGAAGGATTTGAACCGGGACTTAGGCCAGTCGAACTCACTGCAGAGATCAGCGCCGCCGAGGGCGACCTTACCGCCGTCGAAGAGATGTCGATCATGGAACCGTTCGGCGCGGCCAACCCGGAACCGGTCTTCTGCACGCGTAATCTTCGCGTAGAGTCGGTCCAAGAGCTCAGTCGAGGCGAACACCGCAAGTTTCAGTTCCGAAGCGAAGAGGGTCTCTTGCGCACTGCACTGCTCTGGGGATGCGGATCAGACTTGGACCACATCGTGGCCGGATCGCAAGTCCATGCGGCTTACACCATTGGGATGGATACGTTTCAGGGTTCGAAGACGCTGCGCTGGACCATTAGAGACCTTTGCCCCGCTTGA
- the secE gene encoding preprotein translocase subunit SecE: MKTMDDKHQDQSTGKAASSLPLPTSKRGFKGFWQETMAEFKKVHWPKRSETNRLTGVVIVICLGSVLLLYGLSTAFGEIMHILLKG, from the coding sequence ATGAAGACGATGGACGACAAACACCAGGATCAAAGCACTGGGAAAGCAGCCTCCAGCCTTCCGCTTCCGACAAGCAAGCGAGGGTTCAAGGGGTTCTGGCAAGAAACCATGGCCGAATTCAAAAAGGTCCACTGGCCGAAGCGCTCGGAGACGAATCGTCTCACGGGCGTCGTCATCGTCATCTGCTTGGGCAGCGTCTTGTTGCTTTACGGACTCTCGACCGCGTTCGGCGAGATCATGCACATTCTGTTGAAGGGATAA
- a CDS encoding rod shape-determining protein, producing MKLRSEIGIDLGTANILVYMRGKGIQLNEPTVVAINNKNGKMLAVGNEAREMLGRTPGNITAIRPLKDGVIADYSVTLQLLTHLIERTCGKHRLMKPIVMVCVPSGVTNVERRAVILATREAGAGEALVIEEPMAAAIGAGLPISSPGGNMVVDIGGGTTDIAVISLGGIVTSASIRVAGDKLDEAIVRHVRNTYNLMIGDPTAEDIKMKIGSAYPLAQELKMAVRGRDMVAGLPKTVEITSEEIREALSEPVRQIAEKLCTVLEETPPELSSDIIERGITLTGGGALLRGLDRLLYSITEIPVNVADNALHCVAIGTGRALEEIDAIRASGAVSEI from the coding sequence TTGAAGCTCCGATCCGAAATCGGTATCGACCTTGGTACCGCGAACATTCTTGTGTACATGCGTGGCAAGGGCATTCAGCTGAACGAGCCCACCGTTGTCGCGATCAACAACAAGAACGGCAAGATGCTCGCCGTTGGGAACGAGGCTCGCGAAATGCTCGGCCGAACCCCGGGAAATATCACTGCGATCCGCCCTTTGAAGGACGGAGTCATCGCCGACTATTCAGTCACACTGCAACTCCTCACTCATCTCATTGAGCGGACGTGCGGAAAGCACCGCTTGATGAAGCCCATCGTCATGGTGTGCGTTCCGAGCGGCGTCACGAATGTCGAGCGCCGCGCTGTCATCCTTGCAACCCGCGAGGCCGGTGCGGGCGAAGCCCTCGTCATCGAAGAGCCGATGGCCGCAGCAATCGGGGCCGGACTACCCATTTCTTCCCCAGGCGGCAACATGGTCGTCGATATCGGCGGCGGTACCACTGACATCGCTGTGATCTCGCTCGGCGGCATCGTGACTTCGGCATCGATCCGCGTGGCCGGAGACAAACTCGACGAGGCGATCGTCCGTCATGTCCGCAACACGTACAACTTGATGATTGGCGACCCGACCGCTGAGGACATCAAGATGAAGATCGGATCGGCCTACCCGCTGGCGCAGGAACTCAAGATGGCCGTCCGCGGGCGGGACATGGTCGCTGGACTACCCAAGACGGTGGAGATCACGAGCGAAGAGATTCGCGAGGCCCTCAGCGAGCCCGTCCGCCAGATCGCCGAAAAACTCTGCACGGTTCTGGAGGAGACTCCGCCCGAACTCAGCAGCGACATCATTGAGCGTGGAATCACCCTCACCGGCGGAGGCGCACTGCTGCGTGGTCTGGATCGACTGCTCTACAGCATTACCGAAATTCCGGTTAACGTAGCCGACAACGCGCTGCACTGCGTGGCCATCGGCACCGGACGTGCCCTTGAAGAGATCGACGCGATCCGCGCGAGCGGTGCTGTCAGCGAGATATGA
- a CDS encoding sigma-70 family RNA polymerase sigma factor: protein MNLSVPLNSRGFEARSSSVEDDLLVERARNGDYHAFELLFERHRMLVYRYVYQMVPYRDEAEDMVQEVFVRAHQHLARYRDEAKFTTWLLRIATNLATDRARMNQRRTALEQREAAGALTWMTTPTNEDPVDSLESERRLVLLRKVLQALPEHHRSILILRDIEEREYTEIAGILGCTVGGAKLRVLRARRALRDRMAPLLGDDNP, encoded by the coding sequence ATGAATCTAAGTGTGCCGTTGAACTCGCGCGGGTTCGAAGCGCGCTCATCGAGCGTCGAAGACGACCTGCTCGTCGAGCGTGCCCGTAACGGCGACTACCATGCGTTCGAACTCCTATTCGAGAGGCATCGTATGCTCGTGTATCGGTACGTGTACCAGATGGTGCCGTATCGTGACGAAGCGGAGGATATGGTGCAAGAGGTCTTCGTCCGGGCACACCAGCATTTGGCTCGCTACCGCGACGAGGCAAAGTTCACCACGTGGCTTCTGAGAATTGCTACGAACCTCGCCACAGACCGAGCCCGCATGAATCAGCGGCGCACTGCCTTGGAGCAGCGCGAGGCAGCAGGCGCGCTCACGTGGATGACCACGCCGACCAACGAAGACCCCGTAGACTCACTTGAGTCCGAGCGACGGCTGGTGCTCCTGCGGAAGGTGCTTCAGGCATTGCCCGAGCACCATCGCTCGATTTTGATTTTGAGAGACATTGAAGAGAGGGAATACACCGAAATCGCTGGCATCCTGGGATGTACAGTCGGGGGTGCAAAGCTCCGAGTATTACGGGCAAGACGCGCATTGCGCGATCGAATGGCCCCGCTCCTGGGGGACGACAACCCATGA
- the murA gene encoding UDP-N-acetylglucosamine 1-carboxyvinyltransferase, translating to MQVFKVTGGTPLRGDIKIPGSKNAALAILSAVLLADGVSVLRNVPDVSDIRIKLELLERFGAKVHRDGDVLTIDTRNLHTAIVEEEIVRPIRTSFYILGSLLARLNKVELPAPGGCKIGARPVDFHVKGLQLLGATIELEHGIYYAEAEKLVGNEIYLDYPSAGATQHIMATACLAHGFTVIQNAAIEPEITTLAEFLVRMGARIEGAGTSTITIEGVASLKGCDFIVPPDRLQAGTYLLAAAITQGDVTVRGILPEHQTALLNKLREAEIESEEGNDWVRVFSNSRPKGIRIKTMPYPGFPTDIQQPMAALLCMAEGTSVIEETIYESRIGHVSELSRMGAHITAQGGRITTIEGVSELTGATVEASDLRAGAALVLAGLVAEGVTIIKNIHFIDRGYEDLEGILGQLGGKVERVSLAEAVS from the coding sequence ATGCAAGTCTTTAAGGTCACCGGCGGCACCCCTCTTCGGGGAGACATCAAAATTCCGGGCAGCAAGAACGCTGCACTTGCGATCCTCTCGGCAGTCCTACTCGCGGACGGAGTCTCCGTGCTCAGGAACGTGCCCGATGTCAGCGACATCCGCATCAAATTGGAGTTGCTGGAGCGCTTTGGCGCAAAGGTGCACCGAGACGGCGATGTTCTCACCATCGACACGCGCAACCTGCACACCGCGATCGTCGAAGAAGAGATCGTCCGACCAATCCGAACAAGCTTCTACATCCTAGGTTCCCTACTCGCTCGCCTGAACAAGGTCGAGCTCCCCGCCCCAGGCGGCTGCAAAATTGGGGCGCGGCCCGTCGATTTTCACGTTAAAGGTCTCCAACTGCTCGGAGCTACCATCGAACTGGAGCACGGCATCTACTACGCCGAAGCCGAGAAGCTGGTAGGAAACGAGATCTACCTCGACTATCCTTCTGCCGGTGCCACCCAGCACATCATGGCCACTGCGTGTTTGGCTCACGGCTTCACCGTGATTCAAAACGCGGCGATCGAGCCTGAAATCACGACCCTGGCTGAGTTTTTGGTGCGCATGGGCGCACGGATCGAGGGTGCAGGTACCAGCACGATCACCATCGAGGGAGTTGCGTCACTGAAGGGGTGTGACTTCATTGTCCCGCCGGACCGCCTGCAGGCCGGAACATACCTACTCGCTGCTGCCATTACGCAGGGTGATGTGACGGTGCGCGGGATCCTTCCCGAGCACCAGACCGCACTCCTCAACAAGCTCCGCGAAGCAGAGATCGAAAGCGAAGAGGGTAACGATTGGGTGCGCGTATTCTCGAATAGCCGACCAAAGGGGATCCGCATCAAGACGATGCCCTACCCTGGCTTCCCAACCGACATCCAGCAACCCATGGCCGCGCTCCTGTGTATGGCTGAGGGGACCTCGGTAATCGAAGAGACCATTTATGAGAGCCGCATTGGCCACGTGAGCGAGCTCAGCCGTATGGGAGCGCATATCACAGCGCAGGGCGGCCGAATCACGACGATCGAAGGCGTCAGCGAACTCACGGGTGCCACCGTCGAAGCAAGCGATCTCCGCGCGGGAGCCGCCCTGGTGCTCGCCGGACTTGTTGCCGAAGGCGTAACGATTATCAAGAATATTCACTTCATTGATCGTGGTTACGAGGACCTCGAAGGGATCCTGGGGCAACTTGGCGGCAAAGTCGAGCGAGTCAGCTTGGCAGAAGCTGTCTCATAG